One region of Saprospiraceae bacterium genomic DNA includes:
- a CDS encoding HTTM domain-containing protein — protein sequence MGIIQKFKQWLAEPIDGRVLGLFRLVFGLFMAYEAYVYYRMGLIDQGLLAPKVLFKYDGLGWLHPISKPVMLVALGVMGVSGLLIAAGWFFRWACWLFALSLSFIFFQEKSYYNNHIYLFILLGILLSFTQADRFMSWRKNAYSSGMPVVARWQQFIFQAQIIIVYFYGGITKLKSDWLFRQEPIRSMAETMPSSHLMAPFVKSEFAIHALTYGGLLLDLLAPLLLWHKQVRRWALLPFVGFHLANSRIFSDIGIFPYVMLASLILFFETREIPWLRRLVKTPAQAPASKKTKQKDPQTTASILPAENPLSTPRWVAYALAVYFAFQLLFPFRGFFLPNNMDWTGIGKNFAWRMKVDTRALEAFEVTIHHPTTGQVMPVEVLTFVNQMQVLNMTLDVRSVAAFARAMKEVAAERGVPNAIVKARIMVRYNGRHAQLFVNPDVDLASVTYSPFKKLDWVIPLNK from the coding sequence ATGGGGATAATTCAGAAGTTTAAACAATGGCTTGCCGAACCAATTGACGGGCGGGTGCTGGGCCTGTTCCGATTGGTGTTTGGTTTGTTCATGGCCTACGAGGCGTACGTCTATTACCGGATGGGTCTGATAGACCAAGGATTGTTGGCTCCCAAGGTGCTGTTCAAGTACGATGGTTTGGGTTGGCTGCATCCAATTTCCAAACCAGTCATGTTAGTGGCATTGGGCGTGATGGGCGTGTCCGGGTTGCTGATAGCGGCGGGCTGGTTTTTTCGCTGGGCTTGTTGGTTGTTCGCGTTGAGTTTGTCGTTCATTTTCTTTCAGGAAAAAAGCTATTACAACAACCACATCTACCTTTTCATCCTGCTGGGCATTTTGCTGAGTTTCACGCAGGCTGACCGTTTTATGTCGTGGCGCAAAAATGCCTATTCGTCCGGGATGCCCGTCGTGGCGCGTTGGCAGCAGTTCATCTTTCAGGCACAAATCATCATCGTCTATTTTTACGGAGGCATTACCAAACTCAAAAGCGATTGGCTTTTCCGGCAAGAGCCGATCCGCTCCATGGCCGAGACCATGCCGTCAAGCCATTTGATGGCACCTTTTGTCAAATCGGAATTTGCGATACACGCGCTGACCTATGGCGGCCTGCTGCTCGACCTGTTGGCCCCGCTGCTGCTTTGGCATAAACAAGTGCGACGTTGGGCCTTGTTGCCTTTTGTCGGGTTCCATCTGGCCAATAGCCGCATATTTAGTGATATTGGCATCTTTCCTTACGTCATGCTGGCCTCGCTGATTTTATTTTTTGAAACAAGAGAAATCCCATGGCTACGTCGGTTGGTGAAAACGCCCGCGCAAGCACCAGCCTCCAAAAAGACCAAACAAAAAGACCCCCAGACTACCGCCTCCATATTGCCGGCCGAAAATCCACTATCAACGCCCCGCTGGGTAGCGTATGCCCTCGCTGTGTATTTTGCCTTTCAATTGCTTTTCCCTTTTAGAGGTTTTTTTCTTCCCAACAACATGGACTGGACAGGTATCGGGAAGAATTTTGCATGGCGCATGAAAGTGGATACCCGTGCGTTGGAGGCATTCGAGGTGACCATACACCATCCGACCACAGGCCAAGTGATGCCAGTGGAAGTGCTCACGTTTGTCAATCAGATGCAGGTGCTGAACATGACCCTCGATGTGCGTTCCGTCGCCGCATTTGCGCGAGCGATGAAAGAGGTAGCGGCGGAAAGAGGCGTGCCGAA